In the Ostrinia nubilalis chromosome 15, ilOstNubi1.1, whole genome shotgun sequence genome, one interval contains:
- the LOC135078653 gene encoding uncharacterized protein LOC135078653, whose amino-acid sequence MSTHDLERQISELKTKLDSLQCPSQASHVSAVSVKLPPFWADKPTTWFGLVEAQFHIAGITQDITKYSHVISMLDTRVAGEIEDIIASPPKENKYECLKAELTKRLSTSREQRIRQLLDEEQLGDRKPSQFLRHLRSLAGDVLPNDDFLRELWLRRLPQSVQVILTAQVDLPLSKVAEIADKIMEVAPPIMGSIVDAVEANTPTLTSLVQRIDALAEKVEALRSSNSSIQRGQSSSKSPERVNKRLCRFHKCFGEKAHRCISPCSWEENVNKAKN is encoded by the coding sequence ATGTCGACACATGATTTGGAACGTCAGATTTCTGAATTAAAAACCAAGCTTGATTCCTTACAGTGCCCATCACAAGCTTCACATGTATCTGCCGTGTCGGTTAAATTGCCACCCTTTTGGGCCGACAAGCCTACTACGTGGTTCGGTTTAGTTGAGGCACAATTTCACATAGCTGGTATTACTCAGGATATCACCAAATACAGTCATGTCATTTCCATGTTAGACACCCGGGTGGCTGGTGAAATCGAAGATATAATTGCGAGCCCACCAAAGGAAAACAAGTACGAGTGTCTCAAGGCTGAGCTTACGAAGCGGTTATCGACTTCGAGGGAGCAGCGGATTCGTCAACTTTTGGACGAGGAGCAACTGGGAGATAGAAAACCATCACAATTCCTGCGGCACCTTCGCTCGCTAGCGGGCGACGTTCTGCCTAATGATGATTTCTTGCGGGAGTTGTGGTTAAGACGCCTTCCACAAAGCGTCCAGGTAATTTTGACAGCGCAGGTCGATTTACCTCTCAGTAAAGTGGCTGAAATTGCTGATAAAATTATGGAGGTAGCTCCACCTATTATGGGATCTATCGTGGATGCCGTTGAAGCGAATACGCCGACTTTGACAAGTTTAGTACAGCGAATTGATGCGTTGGCTGAAAAAGTAGAGGCTCTACGCTCTAGCAACTCTAGTATTCAGCGAGGTCAATCTTCGTCTAAGTCTCCAGAGCGTGTTAACAAGCGGCTTTGCAGATTTCATAAGTGTTTCGGTGAAAAGGCTCACAGGTGCATTTCTCCATGTTCTTGGGAGGAAAATGTCAATAAAGCAAAAAACTAG
- the LOC135078885 gene encoding THAP domain-containing protein 5-like, whose protein sequence is MESRNNKKCVICNKRRSRGGSPLLLSRFPLDSDRCRMWVKNAGLEDLAYVPIEKLHQLKFVCGGHFTPESFNAKGTRLKNSAIPTLELSNPILPDEVLTEFPLHVKDSNKENLKTVLYDHSYCIPKKSNPVERVPLTTTTKQLNSTCLGAVDIPDSGISAKTTFEPLPSTSNAPEHMTYKPITHDDKNICHQDAQAEILVHSYKRPKKNIEMKDTSSTFTIKEKRLWRQLQNAKKNNKEYSEVKSEFRQVRFGSADIVSKGCSAE, encoded by the exons atggagagtagaaacaacaagaagtgcgttatttgtaataagaggcgaagtcgtggtggatcacccttacttttgagtaggtttcctctggattctgaccg ttgtcgaatgtgggttaaaaatgctggcttagaagacttagcatatgtacctattgaaaagttacaccaactgaagtttgtttgtggtgggcacttcactcctgaatccttcaatgccaaaggaactcggctgaagaactcagctattccaacactggaattgagcaatcccatcttgccagatgaagttttgacagagtttcctcttcatgtaaaagactccaataaagaaaacctcaagacag ttctttatgatcattcatattgcattccaaagaagtcaaatccagttgaacgag ttccccttacaactacaaccaaacaactaaattcaacatgtttgggagctgtggatataccagattctggtatttctgcgaaaacaacttttgaacctcttccttctacttccaatgcaccagaacatatgacctataaacccattactcatg atgataaaaacatttgccatcaagatgcacaggcagaaatattagtccacagttataaaagacctaagaaaaacattgaaatgaaag acacttcatcaacatttacaattaaagagaagaggctttggcgacagttacaaaatgcaaaaaaaaacaataaggaatatagcgaagtcaagagtgaatttagacaagttagattcggaagtgctgacatcgttagtaaaggatgtagtgcagaataa